The following coding sequences are from one Capsicum annuum cultivar UCD-10X-F1 chromosome 3, UCD10Xv1.1, whole genome shotgun sequence window:
- the LOC107861658 gene encoding sulfated surface glycoprotein 185, which produces MCMDRTWVILILGIFFCLFVLPVQSQQNVNPPNLQPPPDSDKSPPPPPESKKSPPPPPPPPPPPPPPPPPPLASPPPPPSPPPPAPPPPATQNTTSLQHHHKPNVNISPPRAPSKGKKLNWGKKLGLMFVGIATILQVCVVAFLIIKRRQLLEADSRF; this is translated from the coding sequence ATGTGTATGGATcggacttgggtaatcctcatATTGGGTATTTTCTTCTGTTTATTTGTTCTTCCTGTTCAGTCGCAGCAAAATGTAAATCCCCCCAATTTACAACCGCCGCCGGACTCTGATAAATCGCCGCCTCCGCCTCCGGAGTCCAAGAAATCGCCGCCTCCTCCGCCTCCGCCACCACCACCGCCCCCTCCACCTCCACCTCCACCTTTAGCATCGCCTCCTCCTCCGCCTTCACCTCCTCCACCAGCTCCTCCGCCACCTGCAACACAGAACACAACCTCCCTCCAGCATCACCATAAGCCTAATGTTAATATTAGCCCACCTAGGGCACCATCAAAGGGGAAAAAGCTAAATTGGGGGAAGAAACTCGGGTTAATGTTTGTGGGTATTGCCACGATCTTGCAGGTCTGTGTGGTGGCATTTTTGATAATCAAGAGAAGGCAATTGTTGGAGGCAGATTCTAGATTTTGA